A genomic window from Scomber scombrus chromosome 18, fScoSco1.1, whole genome shotgun sequence includes:
- the LOC133998898 gene encoding trinucleotide repeat-containing gene 6A protein-like isoform X5, translated as MAPIRDSVSHSPNQTGLEHPGLDSQYEPSPWSSGSPCSSDSNSNWGKVLVDGSTDKPNNPSSTNSSVWPPSSSSFSCSSSSSSSGCGSGSDPELASECMDADSSSSIGSEKNLAAVAVTTVMMMSANASSSVSSTTSSPSSSMVTSAMMVGVSVNGDSNGNSRQVISGGMGTISGANNGNNNITGPSHFSVAGSSSIGSNNMGNHNNKLVNNSGVWGTQSGSNMITTGGSTPCINGGLTQNTLNPNANHGAWPQNPTPSPVSQGQRPPQAQGMSSKLGIAPQQGPLLGWGGMAAPDNSSMMEDTEVNNGTANSKVLGSSNSGNGGLQPTNLNTESNGPNNTIMMNTTTTTTNATMTSSPPNSTASPQLSGDCSWGSIGGGSGGPLANGNPASAPQHPKGELGGSGAFGTPWGATTYPGDNCPPNADTVNPQNPALMQAGNPQISSTAAYKSNNNHNNTGAPRWDQGPANNPNQPQSSLSWGVGSNQIPASAGQTQGTGNQTTMGPPVGIPRPWGSSASSSSSSSSSSSTSNNKMSNGEWGSTIPGNNHTDAGSHKGSAANNGWKSLEDDAMGMGGGGGGGGGGGGGGGGGSHSLGSVTGGWGRSGGSEGSGESSGGRSSSDRDSSQQKGVNRRKGNVTPTLVTNVSRVDLDPRVLSNTGWGQTPVRQNTAWDVNSPANKQPQGSRGDERKHSSGSSGWGTATPAAPSQASGGWGGGPGSSGPDTGGSGWGEQRSTSGWDNKGPASGGSGQSGWDDGSSYKGGNNNSNTWSNNINKDDRSNTWTNAPKPQQGWGSSTGNGSEGWGNGGDHPRARANNHWGEPQKSAGSAGWDSDSDRSGSGCWSEPSRTNTSSSNTWVGSGGSNTPDQSTPNPGSNWGDSVHKANSQSKSQGWGEPTTNNHGTQNWGEPNPKTSNEWGKGPESNMSRGNQAPSKPTGWLGGPIPTGAQKEEVATGWEEPSPESIRRRMEIDDGTAAWGDPGKYSGGSVNMWNRTGQSDQEAMGPGPSSQHQSHPAHNTMHPPPQPMQQQPVAQDKSCSSGWGEPYPQQKESSTWREPTTAPPVTVDNGTSAWGKPMDTTSSWDERSRESRESGSGWGNQHKSVAPGPKPMETWCGEEVSMSNSWDQEEEVEIGMWSNSQQDNRSHDQNTWNYKHKGSNKMNKSVNKQDEPWMKPFINQFNSMNFPRDSPDDSMKTGAGMVQDKRMDLGAMGDYNGVIGKNPGSRHQLHKESAMDRSSYYDKNVNPMLGGSSVAQGRGGPQSQIPPQPNLRNQVPPPILPSQVPPSLLKYPGGNGGLNPLFGPQQVAVLNQLSQLNQLSQLNHINQLQRLLLQQQQQQQQQQQQQQQQQQQQQQQQQQQQQQQQKAQSQRAMPVGRQTEQTRPIGSSPSMMQPPRHLDPSLLKQPPPLKPYMDNYMSHNTPDMQKDAAALGSFSNFPLSLNSNLNVSLDMGVGGGSSVGGAVSYKEPPQSRMKKLWATDPLEQNSKPGAMSSGLRLEDSPFYDFLSPGPSPLSPPGQSMGSVGDGWPPRANSPPPHGNTVTWPPEFRPGEPWKGYPNIDPETDPYVTPGSVINNLSINTVRDTDHLRDRNNGPSSSLNTTMPSNSAWSSIRASSHSGSLTSTAQSTSARPSESKWSPSGGSVSNSSLAHELWKVPLPPKALSVAAPSRPPPGLTSLKNSSASSGWDSSALRLGGWGSTESRYTPGSSWGDSSSSGRTQWLVLKNLTPQIDGSTLRTLCMQHGPLITFHLNLPHGNAVVCYSSKDEAAKAQKSLHMCVLGNTTILAEFASEEEINRFFAQGQSLATPSSGWQTIGSSQSRMDQPHPFPSRAPEPNQWNSSDLHSSSLWGGPNYSSSLWGTPSGTEAGRISSPSPISSFLPVDHLTGGGDTM; from the exons ATGGCTCCCATTCGGGATTCCGTCAGCCACTCCCCTAATCAAACAG GTCTTGAGCATCCTGGCTTGGACTCGCAGTATGAGCCTTCTCCCTGGTCCTCTGGCTCTCcctgcagcagtgacagcaACAGCAACTGGGGAAAAGTCCTAGTGGACGGAAGCACCGACAAACCCAACAACCCTTCTTCAACTAACTCTTCCGTCtggcccccctcctcctcctcattctcttGCTCCtcgtcttcttcctcctctggctGTGGGTCAGGATCAGACCCTGAGTTGGCATCAGAATGCATGGACGCAGACTCTAGCTCCTCGATCGGCTCAGAGAAAAACCTCGCCGCTGTTGCTGTGacaacagtgatgatgatgtcagcaaatgcttcttcctctgtgtcttcTACGAcgtcttctccctcctcttctatGGTGACTTCTGCCATGATGGTCGGGGTTTCAGTGAACGGAGACAGCAACGGCAACAGTCGTCAGGTTATTAGCGGAGGAATGGGAACCATCAGTGGTgcaaataatggaaataataataTCACCGGGCCCTCCCACTTCTCCGTCGCTGGGTCCAGCAGTATTGGCAGCAATAACATGGGTAACCACAACAACAAGCTTGTCAATAACAGTGGTGTATGGGGTACCCAGTCAGGCAGCAACATGATCACCACCGGCGGAAGCACCCCCTGCATCAATGGAGGGTTAACCCAAAACACTTTAAACCCAAATGCCAACCACGGTGCCTGGCCACAGAATCCAACCCCAAGCCCAGTGTCCCAGGGCCAACGGCCTCCACAGGCTCAGGGGATGAGTTCCAAACTGGGTATAGCTCCCCAACAGGGCCCCTTGCTGGGCTGGGGTGGCATGGCAGCTCCAGACAACAGCAGTATGATGGAAGACACTGAGGTGAATAATGGTACAGCAAACAGCAAGGTGTTAGGAAGCAGCAACAGTGGAAATGGTGGCCTGCAGCCTACCAACCTTAACACTGAATCCAATGGACCAAATAACACTATAATGAtgaatactactactactactactaacgcCACAATGACCTCTAGTCCACCAAACTCTACCGCCTCACCCCAGCTCAGCGGGGACTGTTCCTGGGGTTCCATTGGAGGAGGGAGTGGGGGTCCGCTGGCCAATGGAAACCCCGCATCAGCCCCCCAGCACCCCAAAGGAGAGTTGGGGGGTTCTGGGGCCTTCGGTACGCCTTGGGGCGCAACTACCTACCCTGGAGACAATTGTCCCCCAAATGCAGACACTGTGAACCCCCAAAACCCTGCCTTAATGCAGGCTGGGAACCCCCAAATCTCCTCTACTGCTGCTTACAAGAGTAATAATAACCACAATAACACTGGGGCTCCACGCTGGGACCAGGGGCCTGCCAACAACCCAAACCAGCCTCAGAGCAGCTTGTCCTGGGGTGTTGGCTCAAATCAAATCCCAGCCTCTGCAGGCCAAACACAAGGAACTGGGAACCAAACTACAATGGGCCCTCCAGTAGGGATACCTCGCCCCTGGGGAAGCAGCGcgtcctcttcttcctcttcctcatcgtCCTCTTCCACATCTAACAACAAGATGTCAAATGGAGAATGGGGATCAACAATTCCTGGTAACAACCACACAGATGCTGGAAGTCATAAAGGAAGCGCTGCCAACAATGGCTGGAAAAGCCTAGAGGATGACGCCATGGGCatgggaggtggaggaggtggaggtggaggaggaggaggaggaggaggaggaggaagccaTAGTTTAGGCAGTGTGACTGGAGGATGGGGTCGCTCTGGAGGAAGTGAGGGAAGTGGCGAGAGCTCTGGAGGCCGATCCAGCTCAGACAGAGACAGCAGCCAGCAAAAAGGGGTAAACCGCAGAAAAGGTAACGTTACTCCAACATTAGTAACAAATGTGAGCAGGGTTGATCTGGACCCAAGGGTTCTGTCCAACACTGGATGGGGACAGACGCCCGTACGGCAGAACACCGCCTGGGATGTAAATTCTCCTGCTAACAAACAGCCCCAGGGTTCCAGGGGAGACGAAAGAAAGCATAGCAGCGGAAGCTCCGGATGGGGCACAGCAACACCGGCAGCTCCTTCCCAGGCCTCTGGAG GTTGGGGAGGTGGGCCAGGAAGCTCAGGCCCAGATACAGGAGGTTCTGGCTGGGGAGAGCAAAGGTCAACCTCTGGTTGGGACAACAAAGGCCCAGCAAGTGGAGGAAGTGGGCAGAGTGGCTGGGATGATGGATCCAGCTACAAGGGgggcaacaacaacagtaacacCTGGagcaacaacataaacaaagaTGACAG ATCCAATACCTGGACTAATGCGCCCAAACCGCAGCAGGGCTGGGGTTCCAGTACTGGAAATGGAAGTGAAGGCTGGGGTAATGGTGGAGATCATCCTAGAGCCAGGGCCAACAACCACTGGGGGGAGCCCCAAAAAAGTGCAGGCTCAGCGGGCTGGGACAGCGACAGTGACCGATCTGGCTCTGGATGTTGGAGTGAGCCAAGCCGAACCAACACCAGCAGCAGTAACACCTGGGTAGGGAGCGGAGGATCAAATACTCCAGACCAGAGCACTCCAAACCCAGGCTCCAACTGGGGCGACTCAGTCCACAAAGCCAATTCTCAGAGTAAGAGCCAGGGCTGGGGTGAGCCAACCACTAACAACCACGGAACCCAGAACTGGGGTGAGCCGAATCCCAAGACATCCAATGAGTGGGGAAAAGGTCCTGAATCCAACATGTCCAGAGGCAATCAAGCCCCTAGCAAGCCCACAG GCTGGCTGGGAGGGCCCATTCCCACAGGAGCTCAGAAGGAGGAAGTGGCAACTGGGTGGGAGGAGCCTTCTCCAGAGTCCATCCGTCGTAGGATGGAGATTGATGATGGAACTGCAGCTTGGGGAGACCCTG GTAAATACAGCGGTGGATCTGTCAACATGTGGAACAGGACTGGCCAATCAGACCAGGAGGCGATGGGTCCAGGCCCATCCTCTCAGCACCAGTCCCACCCAGCACACAACACAATGCATCCTCCACCACAGCCCATGCAGCAGCAGCCCGTCGCCCAGGACAAAAGCTGTAGTTCTG GTTGGGGTGAGCCCTACCCCCAGCAGAAGGAGTCCTCAACATGGAGGGAGCCTACCACTGCTCCGCCTGTGACAGTGGACAACGGGACTTCTGCATGGGGGAAGCCCATGGACACCACATCCAGCTGGGATGAACGCAGCAGGGAAAGCAGAGAGTCTGGTTCGGGATGGGGCAACCAGCATAAGTCTG TAGCTCCAGGTCCCAAGCCCATGGAGACATGGTGTGGTGAGGAGGTGTCCATGAGCAACAGCTGGGACcaagaagaggaggtggagatcGGCATGTGGAGCAACAGCCAGCAGGACAACAGGTCCCATGACCAAAACACCTGGAACTACAAGCATAAAGGCTCCAACAAG atGAACAAATCAGTCAACAAACAGGATGAACCATGGATGAAACCTTTCATCAACCAGTTCAACAGCATGAACTTCCCT CGAGACTCTCCTGACGACTCCATGAAAACAGGAGCAGGGATGGTGCAGGACAAGCGTATGGACCTGGGCGCTATGGGAGACTACAATGGAGTGATTGGGAAGAATCCCGGGTCTCGACACCAGCTCCACAAGGAGTCTGCCATGGATCGCAGCTCTTACTATGACAAG AATGTAAACCCTATGTTGGGTGGCAGCAGTGTAGCACAGGGCCGTGGCGGCCCCCAGTCCCAGATCCCCCCCCAACCCAACCTTCGTAACCAAGTGCCTCCGCCCATCCTGCCCTCTCAG GTCCCTCCATCCCTGTTGAAGTACCCAGGAGGTAACGGAGGCCTGAACCCTCTGTTTGGCCCTCAGCAGGTGGCTGTGCTCAACCAACTCTCCCAACTCAACCAGCTGTCACAGCTCAACCACATCAACCAGTTACAG CGtcttctcctccagcagcagcagcagcagcagcagcagcagcaacagcagcagcagcagcagcagcagcaacaacaacaacaacaacaacagcagcaacaacagcagaagGCTCAGAGCCAGAGAGCCATGCCTGTAGGACGACAGActgaacag ACACGTCCTATTGGTTCGTCTCCATCAATGATGCAACCGCCACGGCACCTGGACCCCTCCCTGCTAAAGCAGCCCCCACCCCTCAAACCGTACATGGATAACTACATGTCCCACAATACCCCTGACATGCAGAAGGATGCTGCAGCTCTTGGATCCTTCAGCAACTTCCCTTTAA GCTTGAACTCTAACCTGAATGTATCCCTGGACATGGGTGTTGGTGGTGGTAGTAGCGTAGGCGGAGCTGTGAGCTACAAAGAGCCACCCCAGTCCAGAATGAAGAAACTTTGGGCTACTGACCCTCTGGAGCAGAACAGCAAACCTG GTGCTATGTCGTCTGGGCTGCGTCTGGAGGACTCTCCCTTCTATGACTTCCTGTCTCCTGGCCCATCTCCCCTGAGTCCTCCCGGCCAATCAATGGGCTCGGTGGGCGATGGCTGGCCACCCCGTGCCAACTCCCCCCCGCCCCATGGAAACACTGTCACCTGGCCCCCAG agTTCCGGCCCGGGGAGCCTTGGAAAGGTTACCCCAACATTGACCCTGAGACTGACCCTTATGTGACCCCCGGCAGTGTCATCAACAACCTCTCCATCAACACCGTCCGCGACACAGACCACCTCAGGGACAGGAACAACG GGCCATCCTCATCACTGAACACCACGATGCCTTCTAACAGTGCCTGGTCATCCATTCGTGCCTCCAGCCACAGCGGTTCCCTCACCAGTACAGCACAAAGCACTTCAG CCAGACCCAGTGAGTCAAAGTGGTCTCCCAGCGGCGGTTCTGTGTCTAACTCCTCCCTGGCCCATGAGCTGTGGAAGGTCCCCCTGCCTCCCAAGGCTCTGTCTGTGGCGGCCCCCTCCAGACCGCCACCCGGCCTCACCAGCCTGAAGAACAGCTCTGCCTCCTCTGGCTGGGACAGCTCTGCCCTTAGGCTGGGGGGGTGGGGCTCCACTGAGTCCAGATACACACCTG gTTCCAGTTGgggtgacagcagcagctcagggAGAACCCAATGGCTCGTTCTGAAAAATCTCACACCTCAG aTTGATGGCTCTACCCTGAGGACCTTGTGCATGCAGCACGGCCCTCTGATCACATTCCACCTCAACCTGCCGCACGGTAACGCTGTGGTATGCTACAGCTCCAAGGATGAGGCCGCCAAGGCCCAGAAGAGCCTGCACAT GTGTGTTTTGGGGAACACTACTATTCTGGCTGAGTTTGCCAGTGAGGAGGAAATCAACCGTTTCTTTGCACAAGGGCAGTCATTGGCCACTCCCTCCTCTGGCTGGCAGACCATTGGCTCCTCTCAGAGCAGAATGGATCAGCCCCACCCCTTTCCCagccgcgctcctgaacctaaCCAATGGAACAGCAGCGATCTTCATAGCTCCTCCCTCTGGGGCGGGCCCAACTATTCCAGTAGCCTGTGGGGGACACCCAGTGGCACCGAGGCGGGGAGGATCAGCAGCCCTTCTCCAATCAGCTCCTTCCTCCCGGTGGATCACCTGACAGGGGGTGGGGACACCATGTGA
- the LOC133998898 gene encoding trinucleotide repeat-containing gene 6A protein-like isoform X4 gives MDADSSSSIGSEKNLAAVAVTTVMMMSANASSSVSSTTSSPSSSMVTSAMMVGVSVNGDSNGNSRQVISGGMGTISGANNGNNNITGPSHFSVAGSSSIGSNNMGNHNNKLVNNSGVWGTQSGSNMITTGGSTPCINGGLTQNTLNPNANHGAWPQNPTPSPVSQGQRPPQAQGMSSKLGIAPQQGPLLGWGGMAAPDNSSMMEDTEVNNGTANSKVLGSSNSGNGGLQPTNLNTESNGPNNTIMMNTTTTTTNATMTSSPPNSTASPQLSGDCSWGSIGGGSGGPLANGNPASAPQHPKGELGGSGAFGTPWGATTYPGDNCPPNADTVNPQNPALMQAGNPQISSTAAYKSNNNHNNTGAPRWDQGPANNPNQPQSSLSWGVGSNQIPASAGQTQGTGNQTTMGPPVGIPRPWGSSASSSSSSSSSSSTSNNKMSNGEWGSTIPGNNHTDAGSHKGSAANNGWKSLEDDAMGMGGGGGGGGGGGGGGGGGSHSLGSVTGGWGRSGGSEGSGESSGGRSSSDRDSSQQKGVNRRKGNVTPTLVTNVSRVDLDPRVLSNTGWGQTPVRQNTAWDVNSPANKQPQGSRGDERKHSSGSSGWGTATPAAPSQASGGWGGGPGSSGPDTGGSGWGEQRSTSGWDNKGPASGGSGQSGWDDGSSYKGGNNNSNTWSNNINKDDRSNTWTNAPKPQQGWGSSTGNGSEGWGNGGDHPRARANNHWGEPQKSAGSAGWDSDSDRSGSGCWSEPSRTNTSSSNTWVGSGGSNTPDQSTPNPGSNWGDSVHKANSQSKSQGWGEPTTNNHGTQNWGEPNPKTSNEWGKGPESNMSRGNQAPSKPTGWLGGPIPTGAQKEEVATGWEEPSPESIRRRMEIDDGTAAWGDPGKNTRNTGKYSGGSVNMWNRTGQSDQEAMGPGPSSQHQSHPAHNTMHPPPQPMQQQPVAQDKSCSSGWGEPYPQQKESSTWREPTTAPPVTVDNGTSAWGKPMDTTSSWDERSRESRESGSGWGNQHKSVAPGPKPMETWCGEEVSMSNSWDQEEEVEIGMWSNSQQDNRSHDQNTWNYKHKGSNKMNKSVNKQDEPWMKPFINQFNSMNFPRDSPDDSMKTGAGMVQDKRMDLGAMGDYNGVIGKNPGSRHQLHKESAMDRSSYYDKNVNPMLGGSSVAQGRGGPQSQIPPQPNLRNQVPPPILPSQVPPSLLKYPGGNGGLNPLFGPQQVAVLNQLSQLNQLSQLNHINQLQRLLLQQQQQQQQQQQQQQQQQQQQQQQQQQQQQQQQKAQSQRAMPVGRQTEQTRPIGSSPSMMQPPRHLDPSLLKQPPPLKPYMDNYMSHNTPDMQKDAAALGSFSNFPLSLNSNLNVSLDMGVGGGSSVGGAVSYKEPPQSRMKKLWATDPLEQNSKPGAMSSGLRLEDSPFYDFLSPGPSPLSPPGQSMGSVGDGWPPRANSPPPHGNTVTWPPEFRPGEPWKGYPNIDPETDPYVTPGSVINNLSINTVRDTDHLRDRNNGPSSSLNTTMPSNSAWSSIRASSHSGSLTSTAQSTSAARPSESKWSPSGGSVSNSSLAHELWKVPLPPKALSVAAPSRPPPGLTSLKNSSASSGWDSSALRLGGWGSTESRYTPGSSWGDSSSSGRTQWLVLKNLTPQIDGSTLRTLCMQHGPLITFHLNLPHGNAVVCYSSKDEAAKAQKSLHMCVLGNTTILAEFASEEEINRFFAQGQSLATPSSGWQTIGSSQSRMDQPHPFPSRAPEPNQWNSSDLHSSSLWGGPNYSSSLWGTPSGTEAGRISSPSPISSFLPVDHLTGGGDTM, from the exons ATGGACGCAGACTCTAGCTCCTCGATCGGCTCAGAGAAAAACCTCGCCGCTGTTGCTGTGacaacagtgatgatgatgtcagcaaatgcttcttcctctgtgtcttcTACGAcgtcttctccctcctcttctatGGTGACTTCTGCCATGATGGTCGGGGTTTCAGTGAACGGAGACAGCAACGGCAACAGTCGTCAGGTTATTAGCGGAGGAATGGGAACCATCAGTGGTgcaaataatggaaataataataTCACCGGGCCCTCCCACTTCTCCGTCGCTGGGTCCAGCAGTATTGGCAGCAATAACATGGGTAACCACAACAACAAGCTTGTCAATAACAGTGGTGTATGGGGTACCCAGTCAGGCAGCAACATGATCACCACCGGCGGAAGCACCCCCTGCATCAATGGAGGGTTAACCCAAAACACTTTAAACCCAAATGCCAACCACGGTGCCTGGCCACAGAATCCAACCCCAAGCCCAGTGTCCCAGGGCCAACGGCCTCCACAGGCTCAGGGGATGAGTTCCAAACTGGGTATAGCTCCCCAACAGGGCCCCTTGCTGGGCTGGGGTGGCATGGCAGCTCCAGACAACAGCAGTATGATGGAAGACACTGAGGTGAATAATGGTACAGCAAACAGCAAGGTGTTAGGAAGCAGCAACAGTGGAAATGGTGGCCTGCAGCCTACCAACCTTAACACTGAATCCAATGGACCAAATAACACTATAATGAtgaatactactactactactactaacgcCACAATGACCTCTAGTCCACCAAACTCTACCGCCTCACCCCAGCTCAGCGGGGACTGTTCCTGGGGTTCCATTGGAGGAGGGAGTGGGGGTCCGCTGGCCAATGGAAACCCCGCATCAGCCCCCCAGCACCCCAAAGGAGAGTTGGGGGGTTCTGGGGCCTTCGGTACGCCTTGGGGCGCAACTACCTACCCTGGAGACAATTGTCCCCCAAATGCAGACACTGTGAACCCCCAAAACCCTGCCTTAATGCAGGCTGGGAACCCCCAAATCTCCTCTACTGCTGCTTACAAGAGTAATAATAACCACAATAACACTGGGGCTCCACGCTGGGACCAGGGGCCTGCCAACAACCCAAACCAGCCTCAGAGCAGCTTGTCCTGGGGTGTTGGCTCAAATCAAATCCCAGCCTCTGCAGGCCAAACACAAGGAACTGGGAACCAAACTACAATGGGCCCTCCAGTAGGGATACCTCGCCCCTGGGGAAGCAGCGcgtcctcttcttcctcttcctcatcgtCCTCTTCCACATCTAACAACAAGATGTCAAATGGAGAATGGGGATCAACAATTCCTGGTAACAACCACACAGATGCTGGAAGTCATAAAGGAAGCGCTGCCAACAATGGCTGGAAAAGCCTAGAGGATGACGCCATGGGCatgggaggtggaggaggtggaggtggaggaggaggaggaggaggaggaggaggaagccaTAGTTTAGGCAGTGTGACTGGAGGATGGGGTCGCTCTGGAGGAAGTGAGGGAAGTGGCGAGAGCTCTGGAGGCCGATCCAGCTCAGACAGAGACAGCAGCCAGCAAAAAGGGGTAAACCGCAGAAAAGGTAACGTTACTCCAACATTAGTAACAAATGTGAGCAGGGTTGATCTGGACCCAAGGGTTCTGTCCAACACTGGATGGGGACAGACGCCCGTACGGCAGAACACCGCCTGGGATGTAAATTCTCCTGCTAACAAACAGCCCCAGGGTTCCAGGGGAGACGAAAGAAAGCATAGCAGCGGAAGCTCCGGATGGGGCACAGCAACACCGGCAGCTCCTTCCCAGGCCTCTGGAG GTTGGGGAGGTGGGCCAGGAAGCTCAGGCCCAGATACAGGAGGTTCTGGCTGGGGAGAGCAAAGGTCAACCTCTGGTTGGGACAACAAAGGCCCAGCAAGTGGAGGAAGTGGGCAGAGTGGCTGGGATGATGGATCCAGCTACAAGGGgggcaacaacaacagtaacacCTGGagcaacaacataaacaaagaTGACAG ATCCAATACCTGGACTAATGCGCCCAAACCGCAGCAGGGCTGGGGTTCCAGTACTGGAAATGGAAGTGAAGGCTGGGGTAATGGTGGAGATCATCCTAGAGCCAGGGCCAACAACCACTGGGGGGAGCCCCAAAAAAGTGCAGGCTCAGCGGGCTGGGACAGCGACAGTGACCGATCTGGCTCTGGATGTTGGAGTGAGCCAAGCCGAACCAACACCAGCAGCAGTAACACCTGGGTAGGGAGCGGAGGATCAAATACTCCAGACCAGAGCACTCCAAACCCAGGCTCCAACTGGGGCGACTCAGTCCACAAAGCCAATTCTCAGAGTAAGAGCCAGGGCTGGGGTGAGCCAACCACTAACAACCACGGAACCCAGAACTGGGGTGAGCCGAATCCCAAGACATCCAATGAGTGGGGAAAAGGTCCTGAATCCAACATGTCCAGAGGCAATCAAGCCCCTAGCAAGCCCACAG GCTGGCTGGGAGGGCCCATTCCCACAGGAGCTCAGAAGGAGGAAGTGGCAACTGGGTGGGAGGAGCCTTCTCCAGAGTCCATCCGTCGTAGGATGGAGATTGATGATGGAACTGCAGCTTGGGGAGACCCTGGTAAAAACACTCGCAACACTg GTAAATACAGCGGTGGATCTGTCAACATGTGGAACAGGACTGGCCAATCAGACCAGGAGGCGATGGGTCCAGGCCCATCCTCTCAGCACCAGTCCCACCCAGCACACAACACAATGCATCCTCCACCACAGCCCATGCAGCAGCAGCCCGTCGCCCAGGACAAAAGCTGTAGTTCTG GTTGGGGTGAGCCCTACCCCCAGCAGAAGGAGTCCTCAACATGGAGGGAGCCTACCACTGCTCCGCCTGTGACAGTGGACAACGGGACTTCTGCATGGGGGAAGCCCATGGACACCACATCCAGCTGGGATGAACGCAGCAGGGAAAGCAGAGAGTCTGGTTCGGGATGGGGCAACCAGCATAAGTCTG TAGCTCCAGGTCCCAAGCCCATGGAGACATGGTGTGGTGAGGAGGTGTCCATGAGCAACAGCTGGGACcaagaagaggaggtggagatcGGCATGTGGAGCAACAGCCAGCAGGACAACAGGTCCCATGACCAAAACACCTGGAACTACAAGCATAAAGGCTCCAACAAG atGAACAAATCAGTCAACAAACAGGATGAACCATGGATGAAACCTTTCATCAACCAGTTCAACAGCATGAACTTCCCT CGAGACTCTCCTGACGACTCCATGAAAACAGGAGCAGGGATGGTGCAGGACAAGCGTATGGACCTGGGCGCTATGGGAGACTACAATGGAGTGATTGGGAAGAATCCCGGGTCTCGACACCAGCTCCACAAGGAGTCTGCCATGGATCGCAGCTCTTACTATGACAAG AATGTAAACCCTATGTTGGGTGGCAGCAGTGTAGCACAGGGCCGTGGCGGCCCCCAGTCCCAGATCCCCCCCCAACCCAACCTTCGTAACCAAGTGCCTCCGCCCATCCTGCCCTCTCAG GTCCCTCCATCCCTGTTGAAGTACCCAGGAGGTAACGGAGGCCTGAACCCTCTGTTTGGCCCTCAGCAGGTGGCTGTGCTCAACCAACTCTCCCAACTCAACCAGCTGTCACAGCTCAACCACATCAACCAGTTACAG CGtcttctcctccagcagcagcagcagcagcagcagcagcagcaacagcagcagcagcagcagcagcagcaacaacaacaacaacaacaacagcagcaacaacagcagaagGCTCAGAGCCAGAGAGCCATGCCTGTAGGACGACAGActgaacag ACACGTCCTATTGGTTCGTCTCCATCAATGATGCAACCGCCACGGCACCTGGACCCCTCCCTGCTAAAGCAGCCCCCACCCCTCAAACCGTACATGGATAACTACATGTCCCACAATACCCCTGACATGCAGAAGGATGCTGCAGCTCTTGGATCCTTCAGCAACTTCCCTTTAA GCTTGAACTCTAACCTGAATGTATCCCTGGACATGGGTGTTGGTGGTGGTAGTAGCGTAGGCGGAGCTGTGAGCTACAAAGAGCCACCCCAGTCCAGAATGAAGAAACTTTGGGCTACTGACCCTCTGGAGCAGAACAGCAAACCTG GTGCTATGTCGTCTGGGCTGCGTCTGGAGGACTCTCCCTTCTATGACTTCCTGTCTCCTGGCCCATCTCCCCTGAGTCCTCCCGGCCAATCAATGGGCTCGGTGGGCGATGGCTGGCCACCCCGTGCCAACTCCCCCCCGCCCCATGGAAACACTGTCACCTGGCCCCCAG agTTCCGGCCCGGGGAGCCTTGGAAAGGTTACCCCAACATTGACCCTGAGACTGACCCTTATGTGACCCCCGGCAGTGTCATCAACAACCTCTCCATCAACACCGTCCGCGACACAGACCACCTCAGGGACAGGAACAACG GGCCATCCTCATCACTGAACACCACGATGCCTTCTAACAGTGCCTGGTCATCCATTCGTGCCTCCAGCCACAGCGGTTCCCTCACCAGTACAGCACAAAGCACTTCAG CAGCCAGACCCAGTGAGTCAAAGTGGTCTCCCAGCGGCGGTTCTGTGTCTAACTCCTCCCTGGCCCATGAGCTGTGGAAGGTCCCCCTGCCTCCCAAGGCTCTGTCTGTGGCGGCCCCCTCCAGACCGCCACCCGGCCTCACCAGCCTGAAGAACAGCTCTGCCTCCTCTGGCTGGGACAGCTCTGCCCTTAGGCTGGGGGGGTGGGGCTCCACTGAGTCCAGATACACACCTG gTTCCAGTTGgggtgacagcagcagctcagggAGAACCCAATGGCTCGTTCTGAAAAATCTCACACCTCAG aTTGATGGCTCTACCCTGAGGACCTTGTGCATGCAGCACGGCCCTCTGATCACATTCCACCTCAACCTGCCGCACGGTAACGCTGTGGTATGCTACAGCTCCAAGGATGAGGCCGCCAAGGCCCAGAAGAGCCTGCACAT GTGTGTTTTGGGGAACACTACTATTCTGGCTGAGTTTGCCAGTGAGGAGGAAATCAACCGTTTCTTTGCACAAGGGCAGTCATTGGCCACTCCCTCCTCTGGCTGGCAGACCATTGGCTCCTCTCAGAGCAGAATGGATCAGCCCCACCCCTTTCCCagccgcgctcctgaacctaaCCAATGGAACAGCAGCGATCTTCATAGCTCCTCCCTCTGGGGCGGGCCCAACTATTCCAGTAGCCTGTGGGGGACACCCAGTGGCACCGAGGCGGGGAGGATCAGCAGCCCTTCTCCAATCAGCTCCTTCCTCCCGGTGGATCACCTGACAGGGGGTGGGGACACCATGTGA